The sequence below is a genomic window from Humulus lupulus chromosome 3, drHumLupu1.1, whole genome shotgun sequence.
TGGACTCGTCTTCTTCCCCCTTGACTGCTGCCAAGAAAAGATTGAAGGTTCATCCCCTTTCTCTGTCTTCCTCCGAATCTAACCCTGAGGAAGGAACATCTGAGTCTGAAGCAACCCATGATACCACCTTATCTGATGACACTGTTCCTGACAATGCGGAATTAGAGGCTGAGTCTGATGAACTAGAACAAGAAGACATTGTCCCCTCTGAACAAGAAGTCGAATCTGACACAGAGCCAGTTGCATCTCCCTTGTCATCCAAAGCTAAAGGCAAGAGACCCATTTCTGATTCTACACCCTCTCCAAAACGTTCAGGTGtaaatttcaaaccttattctTCAACTTTTAGTTATAATGACAATGCTCGTGATATGGTTCTCTATGCTCAAAGGAAATTTATCATTGAGAGAAATTATGTCTTGAGTGATCATCGGCCTTATGGTGTGCTAACAATGCTTCAAGATCAAAAATGGACAGGTTCTTTGGTTAAATTTACtggttttgtggatagaatagtcaaggaattctatgccaatcttACTAATGAAATTATTGAGCCTAAATCTCCTCTGTATTGTAAAGTGATTGTTAGGGGCCAttggttctctttttctcctcaaGACATTGCCCATGCTTTGCATCTTCCTCTTGATGtcgtacttgtagattttctaagtttaacctatagtttaagaatattaattttaacctaaggtttgattaatatgactgatattgaggatactatttattatactataaggtttaaataagaaccaataggattttaagcacatgttatgtatgggtgattaaggattaagtattttgaggattaaatttagtaagggtaaaatttgaatactctaaggtcagtcagcaactttgaaaacgttagagggcttagtcaaggctatttactccattcaaattaagctaaaaatgtgtaatttcatgtttaaataatcagtgtatgccaatatattgcagctatagggggcgatatatcgcagcacgtagatacggaaaacacgaaacgaagcacgtttgcctcgggcataatggtccaggcgatatatcgcctccttcagcatattttgaatgttttcaaaatcgtttcccattcaaaccttcaacctcttgataagtccagcacctttctgaatgagtcttcagcctctgctgaacgataattcaaattattttcacttaaaaagccattatttttattcaagttaaattaagatcctttcattcctaaactctataaataggacctagtacccagccattattcatcttttgctctatgttcagaggctgcaagttgctaggtgagtgtgagagtgtaaacacttgggttgggaatcataagcttgatcatcataagcttatcaaacacttgggaaagtaaggatttatagtatttcggttcgaggtttagattggtcttacaagtcttcaaggtaacccaaactctagttcgtttctgtactttttctttaaaagttctcatagtcttttacctattctaaccttattcttattttggttaggaaatctaagaactcacacataagtttttggtaagtattttctcaatggtttagtccctccattcctttcatttctcttcttctctatactcactctttttcaaatggttcttaggagtgttccaaagtctcaactctgtcctcttatcccggtaattttggtaaggaaaataggatagaattcatatgttatatgttttatatgttatcttatgtttttatgttatgaaatgtgttatgatatgtatgtatgtaggcttgggcatatgacccatatgactaacaagccccaaatggattatgggcatatgacctgcttagctagtaggaccccactaatccaatgggcatatgacttgtttagtctatgggaccacaagtaataatggccattatagtatgtgtatgatagaagtgttatgttatgttttatgtttcttatgaaatttatgtatatgaactatgtggtagattttccttgctgggcattaggcttattcctttttgtttatatgtgcagggaaatagctatagtggcgggtaagattcgtggatgcttggggaatgtgtatcggtgatgaatggattcaaggagtcgagatttcgatttcgaggatgtagtcttttatttatggtttatgtgtaatttttccgcacctatttatgtaatctcttttcatttcaattaagatatgttttctttttaaaacaatgggatcccatatcctgctttgagtttatgtaagtttaaacattggtttttacaagtttttaataaagtatgatctttttcacttgtaagttctattaaagattagggtcatgtatagttttcgttaatggtccaaagtctagagtagttgggtcattacattgccACTCTTGACAAGGATGCGGTTATCACTGAATTAGTAGGGCAAAAAATGGTATGGCCATCTAATACAGTCATCTCGGTCTCTAATGTCACCTACACCTATGTTGTCCTCCATAAGTTTGCCACAACGAATTGGAAACCAACTTCTCACACCGCAACTATCTCATTTGACATGACCTCGTTTTTGTACAAAGTGGGGACCGGTATTGGTATAAACTTGGCTATGGTCATCCATGATCAAATCATTGGATTTCGAAAAGGTAATAGGAAAAACTTGAATCTTCCTTTTCCTCAAGTTATTTATAAAGTTTTGAGTATGCAGAAAAAAGATCTCCAACGTGATCAAGAAGACTTGGTGGCTCCCACTACTGCTGCTTCCTACAAGGCCTCTGCTCCTCCTACTGAAGCCACTGATGCTTCATCAACCAAGAAAGTCAAGCCCCAATCTCTGAAGTTTGCCTCGGATGACATTCCTCATGCATCCTCCTCTGTTCCGACAGATTCAGGACTTGTTGCTACAGAACTAACTGATGTTTGAGCCTTTGTTGATTCTTTGGCTGCTCGAGTGATGTCAATTGAAGGACTGCAATGTTTTGTGTTGGATGCTGTTCAAACTCTGTCCAAGGATCCAGTCGTTTAGTTTTACTTATTTTTATGTCTATTGTCCTAAGAACATTGATActctcttttgtttttgttttatggttctttggcttctttgaaacACACAAAGAGGGAGAGTAAATACTTCCAAAACCTactttgtttgttgtttttgtttaactctggaccttcttattttgagggggagttaagtctagtttctttaaatgtttgttataagttaatgcAAATTTGCAGGGGGAGTTTTTACTCTTTACATGTAACTAACATTTGTGttgtagattttttaattaattttgtctatcaaattgccaaagggggagattgtaaaatcctttattggcatatttgacaaaattgacaaaattaattaaagaagaaTTTtagaaatgggtagtttcctgttttatTGTGATGTGTTTTCTAAAAttagattattctatatatgttaatagaataaatatataatttcctataaaagattaTCTTGTCTTAACTCTtgtatatatggaaattattggtatttatttgtTGATCTGATTTGGTTGTCCAGAAACCGTGTACAGCATGCAGAGATAatttatatattgtttccttatttatttaaggaaactgggtttaaaaactgtccaggttcaatgaatctgtttgaacggatttccagtctgtttgaacagattctgactttcctgtttgggaagattttccatttattggctgattggtttctgatttgttttccacgacctaaagggattctaaagggtatataatcatccttaggtcgttggtttttgatcatcactcttggtgtattattttccaaatatttttcaagttttagagagactttttattatgtgaagaacttgagtccagcaagttcttagtggtttattacaatgtacttttgtattgttttctttgtgttaatagtgcaggttgaacacacttggacattgttcatcaagcttcgggagaagtcttgttcgtgagtcacttttcgggaggaaaagtgcgagtgttatgatttgaatggagttcaagatcttagcacttcagaaatttgattaggagtttataTTACAACAGTTGTGACAAATTCAAGaaggagtctttatttgtataagtcaatttggttttgtaatcgtttagatattcttctaataaatttcattctctgagCGTGGCCTcatggactagtagcaatctgcaaaaattgctgataccacgtataatttcgtATGTTATTtaccttatgttcgtttttatcttctggtgataaactgtttaaacatatctgatTTCTATTCAAACAATCTCTGTgactgtttaaacatttctgtaatagttcagcaattaattatttaaattgaataattaaattgGTACTCATAAAAATCGGAATTTCAGTACAATTTCCCTGATTTTGTGCATAAAGAAAATGAATGACTCATTGGACAGTTGTAGGCTAACGGTAACAATTAAGCAAGATCAATTGTGATCCTTATCATTTGGAGATGATGATGTGTCCATTTCATTTATTTCAACATTAAGAGATTAAAAGTGAGAATGAAAGAGATTAGATGGGAAAAATAAGAATAAATGAGGGATTGTAGTGGTCGTAGTCGGAGatgagtgagagagagtgaaaaaaTGAGAGATATAGAGAAAagtggaggaagaagaaatggtTGTCTAGTTAGTTTTATTTCGGGGTACTTTTGCCAAGGCGCCAACAAAGGTCAAAGAACCCTGGCATAAGACAAATTGAAAACAAAGTTACAAACCACGTAGTACGTGTTGATCTATTATTGACCCGTGATTTTCCAACAAATATTTTCGAGACTTTTTACCATTGCCTCCAAAACCTTAATTTACAAGCGCTCGCCACAAAGCCTAACTTCACTTGCGCCTTTTCGCGTGGACAAATAATACCCGAGGCTGATTTCTACAGCTACTTTTTGTCAATGCCTTAAGATAAAGGTGCTGGCAAAAGCGTTAATTCTTATAGTGTTCAAGCATTAATCATTATCtacttttaataataataaaaactaaaaattgtgAGTATCTATCTATTTCCAGGTAAATAATGAGAGGCCCTTTAACTTTATGATGACTTAGTGATTTTTGTggttataattttaattagatttatttctaattctttttatttctcgttgtcaaattagtttaaaataattttattgttACTTATTGCTATTTTTAGTAACCGGAAGTAGAAGATAAAGTGAGTTTATtacaattaatattaatttattatcttTAGTTAATATTACCTGTAATCGAAGATGATTCGTGTAGTGTAGATGGGCTCTGAAATCATTAGTTTGTAAATtaatacatataattataattgatCAATCTCTTTCTTGTTTTTGGTATTTTCCATTATTTTCTAAAACAGAAGCGCCTATAATATGATAACCCCCTTAAGTTAAAATAATTTGTTAGTAgtagaattttaattttattctttattttttttattaagtttaatttataaatcttttttttttcttttcatgatTCTCTTTTTTGGCTCAAGTTTGCTTGTTCGGACAGTTCAACTGGATGCTTTCAGGTTGTTTTGTCTAAATTTCTCATGCTAACTTTAGTCTTTTAGCAACTCATATTTCTACTTTGTATATCCTTTAGTTTGAGAATTAGTTTATTGTCTAGAAGTATTACCTCCGGTTCATTTTCATTCTTAATGTGATTCATTTCACTtgtcaaaacaaaacaaaaatctaTCATCAAAGAAACAGACAAAgaaaaaaggataaaaaaaagaaaaagacacAAAGAGGAAAGAGAAAATACTTTGCTTGTTTCGAGCACATGCAGCTAACATTGCCTATTTTAGAATACTAATAATAGACATACGATACAGATCAAAATGCGGGTCAATTCAGCACATGCAGAACAAGACCGAAGTCCATACGTAATTAAGAAGAGCTTATCCCAACGTACAGAATTCATTTTTGTCAATTAACGCAACAAAACAAAACGAAGACTTTCCCTCATATAGTTTATTGATCTGGTCCACTCCACTCTACTCTACACCTCAAAATAAAGCAACCACCATCTTTAATAACAATCTATCCTCATAGATGTTATAGATGTATAGAGACAATCGGGTACACATCCAACGACTCAAAGTATATAGAAAACCTTCACAATTTCattgttttaatttaatattcGATTTCTCCTTTTGTTTTACTATGATTATCTCTAGTAGTTTCATAATATAAAAGCTACAAACTTGGATAAAAAacattacaaaattataatttcaagctTCAAAAAGATTTTATTTGTAGTGTTATAAAATGATGAGAATATATCTATTAGTACTATGTGTTCTATCAAAATACAATCTTGATATCCTATGACTTCATAGTATATGTAAGCAAACCGCGTAAAAATATCATGCCTCATTTcactttttgttatttgtttaGTTAGATAATTTGCTGTTACAACAAGAATTAGTTTCTATTACAATAGATTATTACCGTTTCTATTTCGCACTCATTACCGTTTCTTGATAATGATTGTTAGGTAACCTATAATTTTGAAATCATTATAAAACGATACCGATGTTATCATAATGGTTATCGAGTACCCTGCAATTTGAAAATTAGTGTAAAATTGTACCACAAGCTCAAATTTAGCCAGTAATTATAGAGTCCCAAGTGAATATATTCTCATAAATAAGAGAATACTCTCTATACCTATTTTCAAATTACAGAGTACTGTCATAACCATGATTGATAACAATATCAAAGAGTTATAACCATAGTTAGTTTTCTCATTAGTTGTCCTAACTGTACTTAGTTTTATGTTTTAGAATTAGTTGTGTTAAAGTTTGTTTTTAACAGTTAGGCTTTCTTGTAATTCCTTAGctatataaataagatattttctttt
It includes:
- the LOC133825158 gene encoding uncharacterized protein LOC133825158 → MPLKPRQSKKNSVAPKRKLGLDSSSSPLTAAKKRLKVHPLSLSSSESNPEEGTSESEATHDTTLSDDTVPDNAELEAESDELEQEDIVPSEQEVESDTEPVASPLSSKAKGKRPISDSTPSPKRSGVNFKPYSSTFSYNDNARDMVLYAQRKFIIERNYVLSDHRPYGVLTMLQDQKWTGSLVKFTGFVDRIVKEFYANLTNEIIEPKSPLYCKVIVRGHWFSFSPQDIAHALHLPLDVLGHYIATLDKDAVITELVGQKMVWPSNTVISVSNVTYTYVVLHKFATTNWKPTSHTATISFDMTSFLYKVGTGIGINLAMVIHDQIIGFRKGNRKNLNLPFPQVIYKVLSMQKKDLQRDQEDLVAPTTAASYKASAPPTEATDASSTKKVKPQSLKFASDDIPHASSSVPTDSGLVATELTDV